One genomic window of Agrobacterium tumefaciens includes the following:
- a CDS encoding ROK family transcriptional regulator — protein MSLSQLRLRTAVLDTLSANGAQSRADVARRVGASRSTISLIIGSMIAEGLVQEVESAGSGGKAAGRPSTQIALASPEGFYIGVDFGRIFIKAAISDANYSIIEQISADFDIDMPAEVAMDLAAEKVNEIIERSGVDRAKIKAVGIGVPGPVDASTGHLHAGSILARWVGTDVPGGLSRRLDLPVYMDNDANLGALAESVYGAARQSSVALYVLLSVGVGLGIAFNGQVFRGASGIAGELGHVVVDEHGDVCRCGSRGCLEAIISVNSLAKSLSASHGAISSDEMLRLAVKGDIGANRVIADAGHLAGRSVGALCSYFNPEIVIVGGELMRAGDSLLTPLKEAMKRFSIARATENVRVVPAALGEQAELIGTLLYAAERHRQAAVSASISGETGS, from the coding sequence ATGTCCTTGTCCCAGCTCCGTTTAAGAACCGCGGTTCTTGATACGCTGTCAGCGAATGGCGCGCAGTCGCGTGCTGATGTCGCCAGGCGCGTGGGCGCGTCGCGTTCGACGATATCGCTGATTATTGGATCAATGATAGCGGAGGGGCTTGTGCAAGAAGTGGAGAGTGCTGGCTCGGGTGGAAAGGCGGCCGGACGTCCCAGCACCCAGATCGCGCTTGCCAGTCCTGAGGGCTTCTACATCGGTGTCGACTTCGGACGGATATTCATCAAGGCAGCCATCTCCGATGCGAATTATAGCATAATCGAACAAATCTCCGCCGACTTCGATATCGACATGCCCGCTGAGGTCGCCATGGATCTCGCGGCCGAGAAGGTCAACGAGATCATCGAGCGTTCCGGCGTTGATCGCGCCAAGATCAAAGCGGTCGGCATCGGCGTCCCCGGCCCCGTCGACGCGAGCACCGGCCACCTTCATGCCGGCTCTATCCTGGCGCGTTGGGTCGGCACCGACGTTCCCGGCGGGCTGTCGCGGCGCCTCGATCTACCTGTCTACATGGATAACGACGCCAATCTCGGCGCACTGGCCGAGAGCGTCTATGGCGCGGCACGGCAGTCCAGCGTCGCGCTCTATGTCCTTCTTTCCGTCGGCGTCGGCCTTGGCATCGCATTCAACGGACAAGTCTTCCGCGGCGCGAGCGGCATTGCCGGCGAACTCGGCCATGTCGTCGTCGACGAGCATGGAGACGTCTGCCGCTGCGGCAGCCGCGGATGCCTCGAGGCTATCATATCGGTCAATTCGCTGGCCAAGTCGCTCAGCGCCTCGCATGGCGCGATCTCCTCCGACGAGATGCTGCGGCTTGCCGTGAAGGGCGACATCGGCGCTAACCGGGTGATCGCCGATGCCGGCCATCTGGCCGGCCGGTCGGTCGGCGCGCTTTGCAGCTATTTCAATCCCGAGATCGTTATCGTCGGCGGAGAGCTCATGCGCGCCGGCGATAGCCTTCTGACACCGCTCAAGGAAGCGATGAAGCGGTTTTCCATCGCACGCGCGACGGAAAACGTCCGCGTCGTGCCCGCTGCCCTTGGCGAACAGGCCGAATTGATCGGCACCTTGCTTTACGCGGCCGAGCGCCATCGCCAAGCGGCGGTCTCGGCCAGCATTTCTGGAGAGACTGGATCATGA
- a CDS encoding ABC transporter permease — MTDTPTQATGSREATWHWSSLSAYALPIIFVLLLIVFSLTIPYFATWANFANVLQRNSIIGIVACGMLLMIITGGFDLSVGAVGAMSSVAAAAVIVQYSIPLGIVTALFLGLVVGVANGFFIAKIGISPFVTTLATQVLVTGFLFVGTAAQPVYGVPESFTVLGLGRIGPVPIPTIIFAIVALVTWAILRFTTLGHYIYIVGGNKQAARLAGIDVDRILLITYALGGLFAAVAGIVLLGQTNIGQPASATDWPLTAIAAVVVGGVPLSGGVGQVWSAVLGTLLLGIIANALNLLGVSPFWQPAVTGAVILVAVGLDSYHRKQRERR, encoded by the coding sequence ATGACCGATACCCCGACCCAAGCAACCGGAAGCAGGGAAGCGACATGGCACTGGTCATCCCTGTCTGCCTACGCGCTGCCCATCATCTTCGTGTTGCTGTTGATCGTCTTCAGCCTGACCATTCCGTACTTCGCCACGTGGGCGAATTTCGCGAACGTGCTCCAGCGCAACTCGATCATCGGCATCGTTGCCTGCGGCATGCTTCTTATGATCATTACCGGCGGCTTCGACCTCTCTGTCGGCGCAGTCGGCGCGATGTCCTCGGTCGCGGCGGCTGCGGTGATCGTCCAGTATTCGATCCCGCTCGGCATCGTCACCGCACTTTTTCTTGGCCTCGTGGTCGGCGTCGCCAATGGCTTCTTCATCGCCAAGATCGGCATCAGCCCCTTCGTCACCACGCTGGCGACGCAGGTTCTCGTCACCGGCTTCCTCTTCGTCGGCACGGCCGCGCAGCCTGTCTATGGCGTGCCTGAATCCTTTACCGTTCTCGGCCTGGGCCGTATTGGTCCGGTTCCGATCCCGACGATCATCTTCGCCATCGTTGCGCTCGTCACCTGGGCCATCCTGCGCTTCACGACGCTCGGCCACTATATCTACATCGTCGGCGGCAACAAGCAGGCGGCTCGCCTTGCCGGCATCGACGTCGACCGTATCCTTCTGATCACCTACGCACTTGGCGGCCTGTTCGCAGCCGTTGCCGGCATCGTTCTCCTCGGACAGACCAACATCGGTCAACCGGCCAGCGCCACCGATTGGCCGCTGACCGCCATCGCCGCGGTCGTTGTCGGCGGCGTACCGCTTTCGGGCGGCGTCGGTCAGGTCTGGAGCGCCGTGCTCGGCACGCTGCTTCTCGGCATCATCGCCAATGCCCTCAATCTGCTTGGCGTATCCCCGTTCTGGCAGCCGGCCGTCACCGGCGCCGTCATTCTCGTGGCCGTCGGCCTCGACAGCTATCACCGCAAGCAGCGCGAACGTCGCTGA
- a CDS encoding sugar ABC transporter substrate-binding protein, translating into MKRLSRRNLMLGAAVVATIAATGMTHAQEGKRIGFMIWNTSVPFYSNLIKTANETAQKQGIKLDIQSGNGDLSAQISVVQQFIAQQVDMIMIAPSDPKGIVPIIRQANAANIPVMAVNTSADISTGAKIVTYVGVDDFVFGQRQGELVIKAVGEKAKIAYILGKLGTSAQLAREAGLMDTLKKYPGIEIVEKQAADWDNSKALAITQDYLSKYQPGSIAAIVDQGPEGVNGANFASENGRTDVKFILGDYPADVRNAIIKGTVYGTVNQDPAPQGSTAIEDAALVFSGKADQVPTPNHYLDLPTITKDNVEQYKAAWGG; encoded by the coding sequence ATGAAACGTCTCTCGCGTAGAAACCTGATGCTCGGCGCAGCCGTCGTCGCCACCATTGCCGCGACGGGCATGACGCACGCCCAGGAGGGCAAGCGCATCGGCTTCATGATCTGGAATACATCGGTTCCGTTCTATTCAAACCTGATCAAGACCGCCAACGAAACCGCGCAGAAGCAGGGCATCAAGCTCGACATCCAAAGTGGCAACGGCGACCTGTCGGCACAGATCTCGGTCGTGCAGCAGTTCATCGCCCAACAGGTCGACATGATCATGATCGCGCCGAGCGACCCGAAGGGCATCGTTCCTATCATCCGCCAGGCCAATGCCGCCAATATTCCTGTCATGGCTGTGAACACCAGTGCCGATATCAGCACCGGCGCCAAGATCGTCACCTATGTCGGCGTCGATGACTTCGTATTCGGCCAGCGCCAAGGCGAACTCGTCATCAAGGCTGTCGGCGAAAAGGCCAAGATCGCCTACATCCTCGGCAAGCTCGGCACGTCGGCGCAGCTCGCCCGCGAGGCCGGCCTCATGGACACGCTAAAGAAGTATCCGGGCATCGAAATCGTTGAAAAGCAGGCTGCAGACTGGGATAACTCCAAGGCGCTCGCGATCACCCAGGATTACCTGAGCAAGTATCAGCCGGGCTCGATCGCCGCCATCGTCGACCAGGGACCGGAGGGCGTGAACGGCGCCAACTTCGCCAGCGAAAACGGCCGCACCGACGTGAAGTTCATCCTCGGCGACTATCCGGCCGACGTTCGCAACGCGATCATCAAGGGCACGGTCTACGGCACGGTCAACCAGGATCCGGCACCCCAGGGCTCGACGGCGATCGAAGACGCCGCTCTCGTCTTTTCGGGCAAGGCCGACCAGGTCCCGACCCCGAACCACTACCTCGACCTGCCGACGATCACCAAGGACAACGTCGAGCAGTACAAGGCTGCCTGGGGCGGCTGA